Below is a genomic region from Planktothrix serta PCC 8927.
CCCGAAGTCTTAAAAGTCTTCATCGACATCTAATATTAGTTTTCTGTGCCTATAGTTTTATTATTTGGCAACAGTTAACTGGCGGATTAAGACGGCGTTGGGCTAACAAACCGTTAAACACATTTACTGATGCTTTATCCGCGTTTAGAACAGCTATATCTTATCGATTTGTCGCTTGGCTCCAAGAAAATCATGACGTATTTGCTTTACACCTAAGCAATTTGGGGCTTGTTTGGGCTTGAACAAAGTTCAAGCCCCGCTATTCCTGACCATGATCAACAAAATCCGAGGTAAAAACTAATGTTCACTACAAATCTAACTCAGCATCTCATCCGAAGTTCCAAGCTTAACCTTTGTCCTATCTGCCAGAAAGATCATGGCTGTCGCGTGGGTGATTTTCTGATTATCTGCTTACGAGCCGATAGCAGTTGGACAATCAACGGTTGGACTTATAAAAAACAGGCCAAGGGAGGAATGGGGTCGGTTTGGGTTTCCCATACAGAGGAAACCCAAACCGAATACAGACCCACACCCAACCCAACATTTAACAAACCCACCCTCAAACCCCTAACTGATCAAGAAATAGACATCAACGCACGGCTAATTTTAAAGCAGTTAGGATTAAGTACCCAACACCGTCAAGCGTTGCGAGAACGGGGTTTAACTGATGCTCAAATTGATAGTATCGGCTTCGTATCGGTTAGCCCCTATCAATCATTTTTCATCTCTCCTAGCCCCAATTTTCCAGGGATTGGGTACAAAAAAACACTCACTAATAGTGATAGTGGTTATCTGATTCCAATTCGTAACATTAAAGGGTTAATTATTGGCTTTCAAATTGCCAATGATCACCGAGGGAAAGAAAATAAAAATGGCAAGGAAATCCCTAAATATCAATGGCTTTGGGGTAGTGGTGAACGTCGGACATCCCGTGAGTTGCCGTTACAGTTTTCTAAATTAAATGACTCTCAAGACCTTAACATCATTGAGGGAACATTAAAACCAATCACCGCCGCACATTTACATAACATTAATGTGTTAGGTTCAGGTGGGGTTAATTGGCACGGTTCACCTCAAGAACTCCCAGAAATTCTTGAAAGCAATTTGTTTTCTCGATTTATCCTTAACCCCGATACAGGCTGCAAAGCCAATCATCACGTCATGAGTGCTTATCGTGAGTTGTACCAGTTCCTTAAAAAGCTTGGTATTAACTTACTGGTAAGAAATTGGGGTCAAGACAATAGACCGAAAACTGACTCCCTAGATATTGATGAAATTGATACCACAACCTTTAATAATGCCTCAATTATCCCCTTTAAATCTTGGGATGTTGAGCCAGGATGTCTGAGCGATGATGAATGGTTTAAAAAATTCAAATTACCTCAATTAAAAGATGATTTAGCTCAAGTTTTAAAGCTATTCTATAGTCGTCGAGTTAAGAAATCGAAATTACGAACTGAGATAAAAAAACAACCCACAACCCCAAGGGAACAAACCCCAGAACAGGTAAAAAAATCAAGTGCAATTGTTCTCTGGAAACCTGAATTTTTAACCTTCATTTCCTATATTCCTGGCCAACTACCAACCTTTGAAGAATGGCAAGAATTAGGATCTCCTAAATTAATCATCCAAAACGGGCAGCGACTAACCTTCTATCAAGAAGCTTACGAAAGGGGGTTTAAATTTCTTAAAGACTCCACTCCCGCCGGACATGGCAAATCTTATGATGCCGGATTAATTGACCTAAAAACCTTTGGAATTGACCCCAATGACAAAGACAATCACACTCGAATTTTCTACCTTGACCCCAACCACCGTAACCCAACTATTGCCACTGTTGAAACTCATTATACTGATCTAGAATCTCGACATAATGGCTTAGTGTATGACTCCACTCGTAAAACTCCCTTAGGAAACCCCTATGTTATTCGTACAAATTCTTCCCATAAAACTGTTGAAATTCCTTCTAACTGTCCTGAAAACCAAACCTTTTTAACCATTGCTAAAATTGGTATTCCTGTTTTTGGAGGTAAAGATTCACCCATTTGTCAATCCTGTCCTCTGCTGCTAAATGGTTGTACTTTCCTGGAAAACCGGAGGAATACCCTAGCCCATGAGCGGTTAATTCGTGCTGATATCAATTCCCTTCCCTATCCTTCTGAGGATGATATTTTAATTCTTGAAGAATCCGACACTAATGTTAAGATATCTCATCAAATGATAATTAAAACCGATGATATTCTTAAAACTGTTGGCAAACTTCAACTGGGAGATGATGAACAGATATTTAAAGCCTTACGTCCAATTTTAGGAGCCGTTTATGAAGGGTTGCAGGAAATCACTCAGGACAAGTATAAATATGGAATTTCTCACCAACATGTTATGGAATTCCTACCTTCTGTCGATCAATTAAACCAAGTCATCTGGGAATTGTATTCCGAGGATTGGCTAAAAGCCAAAGACGTTTGGGGTCAACCAATTTGGGATTATAAAATGCTCAACGGGGAACCTAAAGCGGTTAAAGTTATTGGAGAAAATTGGATTGCCCCCTCCCTTAATGACCTCAAAAAAGAATGCTATAGAATTTTTGACAATTATGCTAAATATATTAACGGCATTCAAAGCCCAGAAGAGAAACAAGCTGCGATTAAAGCCAATGTAATTCCCCTTTGGTTACCCGCATTAATTGATTGTTTAACCGGAAACAAACGGATTAATTTACGCATTCATAATGGTAAATTAATCATTACTCAACTCTCTAAACATCACCGGAATATAATTAAAACAGCCGGATTTTCTATTGCCTTAGATGCGACTCAATCTAAAGAGGATTACGCTTTAAGTATTAATGTAAATCCTAATTGGATTCTAGAAGTTAGAGAAGTACAGCGTCCCACTCCTAACCTAAATATTCACGTGATTACGGGTTTAGGAAAGGGCGGGAAACAGCGACGGGAAACACAACAGGAGCGGATCAAAATTGCTATTGAAGCCATCATCGACCTTCATCAAGGTCAAAATATGGGATTAATTGACCATAAATCGGCAATGGACAATTATAAAGACTTGGGTAAACATGTCCAACTGGGATATTGGGGGCGGGATAACCGGGGGTCAAACCGATTTTTGACCACTCAAACCCTGATTAGTGTCGGTAAACTCGTTCCCAACTTAGGACAAATGGCAGCAGAATTCCAAACCTTAACGGGATGGGTTAACATTCCTAACAAATTAATAGGACACTATGGTCGGTGGGTAAAACGCAAAATTACCTCAGAATTGATTCAAGATGTGGGACGACTCCGCGCTCATCTGCGACCATCTGAAAACCTCGACGCTTATTTAGTTGTTGACTTGGAGTCAGACCTCATCAATGAAATTCAGTTAGCCTTCCCAAGATCAAAAGTAACGATTGAGGATGTTTATAACTATGCCCCTAAAGCTGCCCCCAAAGGACAGCAAACTGAAAGAGAAATTATTGAAGCCCTTTGGTCATCGATCCAGTCAGAAGCCCCCCTAACTATTGAGGAGGTCGCTGAACAATTGGGGATGACCAAAGGTGGAGTCAGTAAAAATCTAAAAGACCGATTAGGTATAGGATTCAGGATGTTAAAGAAAAGTTTACTTTTATTATTACAGGCTATATATAACAAAAATAAACTTTCTGATTTACCCGAAGATGCCCGGTGGATAGCAGAAACCTATTTACCTCTGGTGGCTCAGTCTTTGGATCAGGAAGAGATAACTCCATTGGATGTAATTGTCGACATTGTTAATATGGCTGAAGCTTTTGGTGAAAAAGTATTTAATCATATTTTAGCTGCAACTTCCTTACCCATTCTTCTGAAGTTGTTTGGCAAAGTGTTGAGCGTCTTACCGAAAATTTTGAGTTCACCAGGCGGAGGGAACCCCGTTTTTGCTGATGGAGGCTGTGCAAGACCACCTACTTTTCAAGTCAGGGGCATCGGTCTGTGAATTCGCTGATCCTACACCGACCCGATTAGGGCGGTGTAGGTAGTTCACAGATACAAACCACTAGATTCATTTGGATCACAATGCAAATACTTCGATGTAATCGCCACATCGGAATGGCCCAATGTCTGACTCACCAACGCAATTGATGCTCCGGCTTTGAGGCTATGGCTGGCGTGGGCATGACGCAACCAGTGGGCTGAAGCTTTTACCCCAATTCGTTTGGCGGCAGCATTAACGATTCGGGTTAAATGTTCGCGGCTGATTCGTTTCCCGCTTCGCCCTGGAATCACATAATTATCAGGTTGCTGTCGTAAACTTTCGAGGTCACGACTCAACGGATCTGGGATGCGGATGTAGCGCGTCTTTCCCCCTTTGCCGAAAACGGTTAAAACGCCATAATTCAAGTCTTTCCATTGCAAAACTGCCAATTCGGAGGCACGGATTCCGGTGTAGTAAAAAATTTTGAGGACTAACTGATTGCGTGAATCGGGTTCTTCCTGAATCATTCGGATTACCGTTGGCTTATCCAAAATTTTGTGACTCAGTTCGTTTTTTGCTTGGGGAGATTTAATCACCAGTGCAATGTTGAAGTTAACGATTCCTAGTTTCGCCACAAAGGAAAATAGGCTTTTCAATCCGGCGATGTATGTCCGTTGGCTGCTTTCTTTAAATTGGCTTAGTTCTTCGTTGATAAACCCTTGCAAATCTTCTAATTTAAGCCATTGAATCGGTTTGTGATTGCAATAAGCCATAAGCCGTTCCGCTACACGGCGATAGCTGTCGACAGTTTGGGGACTTTTGCCATGCAACCACAGCACCAGGATT
It encodes:
- a CDS encoding sigma-70 RNA polymerase sigma factor region 4 domain-containing protein: MFTTNLTQHLIRSSKLNLCPICQKDHGCRVGDFLIICLRADSSWTINGWTYKKQAKGGMGSVWVSHTEETQTEYRPTPNPTFNKPTLKPLTDQEIDINARLILKQLGLSTQHRQALRERGLTDAQIDSIGFVSVSPYQSFFISPSPNFPGIGYKKTLTNSDSGYLIPIRNIKGLIIGFQIANDHRGKENKNGKEIPKYQWLWGSGERRTSRELPLQFSKLNDSQDLNIIEGTLKPITAAHLHNINVLGSGGVNWHGSPQELPEILESNLFSRFILNPDTGCKANHHVMSAYRELYQFLKKLGINLLVRNWGQDNRPKTDSLDIDEIDTTTFNNASIIPFKSWDVEPGCLSDDEWFKKFKLPQLKDDLAQVLKLFYSRRVKKSKLRTEIKKQPTTPREQTPEQVKKSSAIVLWKPEFLTFISYIPGQLPTFEEWQELGSPKLIIQNGQRLTFYQEAYERGFKFLKDSTPAGHGKSYDAGLIDLKTFGIDPNDKDNHTRIFYLDPNHRNPTIATVETHYTDLESRHNGLVYDSTRKTPLGNPYVIRTNSSHKTVEIPSNCPENQTFLTIAKIGIPVFGGKDSPICQSCPLLLNGCTFLENRRNTLAHERLIRADINSLPYPSEDDILILEESDTNVKISHQMIIKTDDILKTVGKLQLGDDEQIFKALRPILGAVYEGLQEITQDKYKYGISHQHVMEFLPSVDQLNQVIWELYSEDWLKAKDVWGQPIWDYKMLNGEPKAVKVIGENWIAPSLNDLKKECYRIFDNYAKYINGIQSPEEKQAAIKANVIPLWLPALIDCLTGNKRINLRIHNGKLIITQLSKHHRNIIKTAGFSIALDATQSKEDYALSINVNPNWILEVREVQRPTPNLNIHVITGLGKGGKQRRETQQERIKIAIEAIIDLHQGQNMGLIDHKSAMDNYKDLGKHVQLGYWGRDNRGSNRFLTTQTLISVGKLVPNLGQMAAEFQTLTGWVNIPNKLIGHYGRWVKRKITSELIQDVGRLRAHLRPSENLDAYLVVDLESDLINEIQLAFPRSKVTIEDVYNYAPKAAPKGQQTEREIIEALWSSIQSEAPLTIEEVAEQLGMTKGGVSKNLKDRLGIGFRMLKKSLLLLLQAIYNKNKLSDLPEDARWIAETYLPLVAQSLDQEEITPLDVIVDIVNMAEAFGEKVFNHILAATSLPILLKLFGKVLSVLPKILSSPGGGNPVFADGGCARPPTFQVRGIGL
- a CDS encoding tyrosine-type recombinase/integrase, which gives rise to MLKKILSKGQSVPPVVKGTDAIANEKILVLWLHGKSPQTVDSYRRVAERLMAYCNHKPIQWLKLEDLQGFINEELSQFKESSQRTYIAGLKSLFSFVAKLGIVNFNIALVIKSPQAKNELSHKILDKPTVIRMIQEEPDSRNQLVLKIFYYTGIRASELAVLQWKDLNYGVLTVFGKGGKTRYIRIPDPLSRDLESLRQQPDNYVIPGRSGKRISREHLTRIVNAAAKRIGVKASAHWLRHAHASHSLKAGASIALVSQTLGHSDVAITSKYLHCDPNESSGLYL